In Miscanthus floridulus cultivar M001 chromosome 5, ASM1932011v1, whole genome shotgun sequence, one genomic interval encodes:
- the LOC136450453 gene encoding homeobox protein HAZ1-like, producing MGRKGSEVSPSNRYPLRSAHSSGRVLRSASANDNKDSEPLNAAAATQAAVKKRIGSQLDSPNSSVRLLRSSSKNKDEARSGPLNDRIPDKPAANKRKHASPSQVGSPNNSVRVLRSAIKNKDEACSEPLSDRIAGEPAANKRKNVNPSKLGSPSCGVRVLQSGSKAKDETCTKPLNDSTVVELASSKRKCTSPSKVGSPSNSVRVLRSTSKYKNETCTEPLNDSDAVEPAANKRKGVSRSKERSPNSSVRVLRSASNNKIEASIDSLNNSTAGQPAVKRRKSGNSFEAGSPVRSARVLRSTSERKNEASSEPLNDSAAAQPSARKRKGGAISKTDCPKVGVRVLRSASGKKNEASSEPVNDSTSVEPTVTKRKICKPSKDRSPKKDYLKICQRVRYILNRMNYQQTFIQAYASEGWKGQSLEKIRPEKELERAKEEILQCKLRIREAFRNMDSLLSKGKLEESLFDSAGEISSEDIFCAVCGSKDVTLQNDIILCDGACDRGFHQNCLNPPLLTEDIPLGDEGWLCPACVCKADSIDALNELQGSKLSIHDSWEKVFPEAASIANGSKQVDASDLLPDHIKDSDNLALAEGHMVNEVRFSAEDDSKGQILMS from the exons ATGGGAAGGAAAGGCTCAGAAGTGTCACCAAGTAACAGGTATCCCTTGAGGTCTGCGCATAGTAGTGGTAGAGTTCTTCGCTCTGCCTCAGCGAATGATAATAAGGACAGTGAGCCTCTGAATGCTGCTGCTGCTACCCAAGCCGCTGTGAAAAAAAGAATTGGCAGTCAATTGGATAGTCCTAATAGCAGTGTCAGGTTGCTTCGCTCTTCATCAAAAAATAAGGACGAGGCACGTAGTGGGCCTCTAAATGACAGGATCCCTGATAAGCCAGCtgcaaataaaagaaaacatgcCAGTCCCTCACAGGTGGGAAGTCCTAACAACAGTGTGAGGGTGCTTCGCTCTGCAATAAAAAATAAAGATGAGGCATGCAGTGAGCCTCTAAGTGACAGGATCGCTGGTGAGCCAGctgcaaataaaagaaaaaacgTCAATCCCTCAAAGCTGGGGAGTCCGAGCTGTGGTGTGAGGGTGCTTCAGTCTGGTTCAAAAGCTAAGGATGAGACATGTACCAAGCCTTTAAATGATAGCACTGTTGTTGAACTAGCTTCAAGTAAAAGGAAATGCACCAGTCCGTCAAAGGTGGGAAGTCCCAGCAATAGTGTCAGGGTGCTTCGATCTACATCAAAATATAAGAATGAGACATGTACTGAGCCTTTAAATGATAGTGATGCTGTTGAACCAGCTGCAAATAAAAGGAAAGGTGTCAGTCGTTCAAAGGAGAGAAGTCCCAACAGCAGTGTCAGGGTGCTTCGCTCTGCCTCAAATAATAAGATTGAGGCATCTATTGATTCTCTAAATAATAGTACTGCTGGTCAACCAGctgtgaaaagaagaaaaagtggCAATTCCTTTGAGGCAGGAAGCCCTGTGAGGAGTGCCAGGGTGCTTCGCTCTACCTCAGAAAGGAAGAATGAGGCTTCTAGTGAGCCTTTAAATGATAGTGCTGCTGCTCAACCATCTGCGAGGAAAAGAAAAGGTGGGGCAATTTCAAAGACCGATTGTCCAAAGGTTGGTGTTAGGGTTCTTCGCTCTGCCTCAGGAAAGAAGAATGAGGCAAGTAGCGAGCCTGTAAATGATAGTACTTCTGTTGAACCAACTGTGACAAAAAGAAAAATTTGCAAGCCTTCAAAGGATCGCAGTCCCAAGAAGGACTACTTAAAAATTTGTCAAAGAGTTAGATATATTTTGAACCGAATGAACTATCAACAAACCTTTATTCAGGCTTATGCAAGTGAAGGTTGGAAAGGACAAAG TTTGGAAAAAATAAGACCTGAGAAGGAGCTTGAACGAGCCAAGGAAGAAATCCTCCAATGCAAGTTAAGAATCCGGGAAGCTTTTCGAAATATGGACTCTCTTTTATCCAAGGGGAAGCTTGAAGAATCTTTGTTTGATTCCGCAGGAGAAATTTCAAGCGAAGAT ATATTTTGTGCCGTATGTGGTTCAAAGGATGTTACTTTACAAAACGACATCATTCTTTGTGATGGAGCCTGTGACAGAGGATTCCACCAGAACTGTTTGAACCCTCCTTTGCTAACTGAAGATA TACCTCTGGGGGATGAAGGATGGCTTTGCCCTGCATGTGTGTGCAAAGCAGACTCTATAGATGCACTAAATGAACTTCAAGGAAGCAAGCTCTCTATTCATGACTCATGGGAG AAAGTTTTCCCTGAGGCAGCTTCAATTGCCAATGGTTCTAAACAAGTTGATGCTTCTGATCTGCTGCCGGATCATATAAAGGACAGTGACAACCTTGCATTGGCTGAAGGGCATATGGTGAATGAAGTCAGGTTTTCTGCAGAGGATGACAGCAAAGGTCAGATTCTGATGTCTTAG